The following are encoded in a window of Manihot esculenta cultivar AM560-2 chromosome 8, M.esculenta_v8, whole genome shotgun sequence genomic DNA:
- the LOC110621620 gene encoding uncharacterized protein LOC110621620, which translates to MMQYIHMYDQRDYDRKNGLYSVKSAYKLLQSHSSPMPLISRVQVSSICPVCNRGTKIIMHVLVQCPFARKVWMLTALDWQISGLPILMDWFCEIFIRVSPDMSMLILMVCWAFWTNCNSIVWDHTGKSPDQVFHMAIHFLQNWYAIFFLTLSSVFAYPCRPWQRLPKGRMKVNVDASIGANMSFIGFGAVVRNVASHFIVAQT; encoded by the exons AATGGCTTATACTCAGTTAAGAGTGCGTACAAGCTGCTTCAGTCTCACAGCTCTCCTATGCCTTTGATTTCAAGG GTGCAGGTATCTTCTATTTGTCCTGTATGTAATCGAGGgactaaaataattatgcatgttttagttcaATGTCCTTTTGCTCGGAAAGTTTGGATGTTAACTGCTTTGGATTGGCAAATTTCTGGTTTGCCTATTTTGATGGATTGGTTTTGTGAGATTTTTATTCGAGTTTCACCTGATATGAGCATGTTAATTCTTATGGTTTGTTGGGCTTTTTGGACGAACTGCAATTCTATTGTCTGGGATCACACTGGTAAATCTCCAGATCAAGTGTTTCATATGGCTATTCATTTTCTTCAGAACTGGTatgcaattttttttctaactttGTCTTCTGTTTTTGCATATCCTTGCCGTCCTTGGCAGCGACTACCTAAAGGTCGAATGAAGGTTAATGTTGATGCCTCTATAGGTGCTAATATGAGTTTTATTGGTTTTGGTGCTGTGGTTCGAAATGTTGCTAGTCATTTTATTGTAGCACAGACTTGA